From a region of the Candidatus Binatia bacterium genome:
- the pgm gene encoding phosphoglucomutase (alpha-D-glucose-1,6-bisphosphate-dependent), giving the protein MALHKLAGKPAPQEILVNVPRLVTEYFSRRPDPSDPAQRVAFGTSGHRGCALDGSFNEAHVLAVSQALAEHRAEARVDGPLFIGIDTHALSEPALVSTVEVLAANGVEIVLEEGLGYTPTPVVSHAILQYNRGRTDHLADGVVITPSHNPPRDGGFKYNPPTGGPADEATTKKIEARANEILENDLEGVKRIPWARARALDSTRERNNIQPYVDDLKNVVDLECIAKAGLKLGVHPLGGAGLPVWEPIVETYGVDIDIVDRRVDPTFSFMTVDKDGKIRMDCSSPYAMASLVELKDRYDLAFGNDGDADRHGIVTKSAGLLNPNHVLAVAIRYLFETRTQWPAETAIGKTLVSSSMIDRVARLVKRPLAEVPVGFKWFVDGLLGGTFGFGGEESAGASFLRFDGTVWTTDKDGPVINLLMAEMTAGTGKDPAEHYRDLEEQFGSPVYERVDAPAAPAQKAKLKSLDASQVGATELAGEPIVAKLTRAPSNDAPIGGLKVVTENGWFAARPSGTEDVYKIYAESFLGAEHLARIQAEAQDLVDSVLQVEAA; this is encoded by the coding sequence ATGGCACTACACAAACTGGCGGGAAAGCCCGCGCCGCAAGAGATTCTGGTCAACGTACCGCGACTCGTCACCGAGTACTTCTCGCGGCGACCGGATCCGTCTGACCCGGCGCAACGTGTGGCGTTCGGGACCTCGGGCCATCGAGGGTGCGCTCTGGACGGAAGTTTCAACGAGGCCCATGTGCTCGCCGTCTCGCAGGCGCTCGCGGAGCATCGCGCGGAGGCTCGTGTCGACGGTCCTCTGTTCATCGGGATCGACACGCACGCTCTGTCGGAGCCGGCGCTCGTCTCTACGGTCGAGGTCCTTGCGGCGAACGGGGTCGAGATCGTTCTCGAAGAGGGGCTCGGCTACACGCCGACGCCGGTCGTCTCGCACGCCATCCTTCAGTACAACCGCGGTCGTACGGACCACCTGGCCGACGGCGTCGTCATCACACCGTCGCACAATCCGCCGCGCGATGGCGGCTTCAAGTACAACCCTCCCACGGGTGGACCCGCCGACGAGGCCACGACGAAGAAGATCGAGGCTCGGGCAAACGAGATCCTCGAGAACGATCTCGAGGGTGTGAAGCGCATCCCGTGGGCGCGTGCTCGCGCACTCGACTCGACCCGAGAACGGAACAACATCCAGCCCTACGTCGACGACCTGAAGAACGTCGTCGATCTGGAGTGCATCGCCAAAGCCGGATTGAAACTCGGCGTGCATCCGCTGGGAGGCGCGGGCCTTCCGGTCTGGGAGCCGATCGTCGAGACCTACGGCGTCGACATCGACATCGTCGACCGCCGGGTCGATCCGACGTTTTCGTTCATGACCGTGGACAAGGACGGCAAGATCCGAATGGACTGCTCGTCGCCCTACGCGATGGCGAGCCTGGTGGAGTTGAAGGACAGGTACGATCTCGCGTTCGGCAACGACGGTGACGCCGACCGACACGGTATCGTCACGAAGAGCGCGGGGCTCCTCAACCCCAACCACGTTCTCGCCGTCGCCATTCGCTATCTCTTCGAAACGCGAACGCAGTGGCCCGCCGAGACTGCGATCGGCAAGACTCTGGTTTCGAGCTCGATGATCGATCGGGTCGCGCGGCTGGTAAAACGCCCGCTCGCCGAAGTGCCGGTCGGGTTCAAGTGGTTCGTCGACGGATTGCTCGGCGGAACGTTCGGGTTCGGCGGGGAAGAGAGTGCGGGGGCTTCGTTCCTGCGGTTCGACGGCACGGTCTGGACCACCGACAAGGATGGCCCGGTGATCAACCTCCTCATGGCCGAGATGACGGCCGGCACGGGGAAGGATCCGGCCGAGCACTACCGCGACCTCGAAGAGCAGTTCGGCAGCCCGGTCTACGAACGGGTCGACGCACCGGCGGCACCGGCACAGAAGGCGAAACTGAAAAGCCTCGACGCCTCGCAGGTCGGGGCTACCGAGCTCGCGGGCGAGCCCATCGTCGCCAAGCTCACGCGAGCGCCCAGCAATGACGCGCCCATCGGAGGCCTCAAGGTCGTGACGGAGAACGGTTGGTTTGCCGCGCGACCGTCCGGGACCGAGGACGTCTACAAGATCTACGCGGAGAGCTTTCTCGGCGCCGAGCATCTGGCTCGCATTCAGGCAGAGGCACAGGATCTCGTAGATTCCGTCCTGCAGGTCGAAGCGGCCTGA
- a CDS encoding thiolase family protein: MGTRAAIIGFSELAPTKKPEGKTPLGLIAEASRLAIADAGLGPADIDGIVVCPAMMQYSMLWPSVVAEHLGLTPGYLEFVDLGGATSCAMIARAAAAVSEGRARNVLCVNGDTWDPQGMYLKPPPMVSPLRDFTLPYGAAGANADYAMAARLHMERYGTTARQLAKIAADQRTSAQRNPLALFRDQPLTIDDVLASPLICDPLHKLEIVLPCTGAEAVIVTSGERVVDAPHAPAWVLGYGEALEPDPFQREDFLVTPTVESARRAFEMARVGPKDVTVAQIYDCYTSAVLIELEDAGFCAKGEGGAFIEAHDLTYAGDFPLNTGGGMLSFGQPGLGGGMTLVVEGVRQVMGRAGDRQVKNNGLAFIHGNGGTFTEECSLVLGTAS; encoded by the coding sequence ATGGGGACGCGGGCGGCGATCATCGGATTCTCGGAGCTCGCTCCGACGAAGAAACCCGAGGGGAAGACCCCGCTCGGGTTGATTGCCGAGGCTTCGCGTCTTGCGATCGCCGACGCCGGCCTCGGCCCCGCGGATATCGACGGCATCGTCGTGTGCCCGGCGATGATGCAGTACTCGATGCTCTGGCCGTCGGTCGTGGCCGAGCATCTAGGGCTCACTCCGGGCTATCTCGAGTTCGTCGATCTGGGTGGAGCGACGTCCTGCGCGATGATCGCCCGGGCCGCAGCCGCGGTTTCGGAGGGGCGTGCGCGCAACGTCCTGTGCGTGAACGGTGACACCTGGGATCCGCAGGGGATGTATCTGAAGCCGCCCCCGATGGTCTCGCCCCTGCGTGATTTCACGCTGCCCTATGGTGCGGCCGGGGCGAACGCGGATTACGCGATGGCGGCCCGCCTGCACATGGAGCGCTACGGCACGACGGCGCGCCAGCTCGCGAAGATCGCCGCGGATCAGCGGACGAGCGCGCAGCGCAATCCACTCGCGTTGTTTCGCGATCAGCCGCTCACCATCGACGACGTTCTCGCCTCGCCTCTGATCTGTGATCCGCTGCACAAGCTGGAGATCGTTCTGCCGTGCACCGGAGCGGAAGCGGTGATCGTGACCTCGGGAGAAAGGGTGGTCGATGCCCCGCACGCGCCGGCGTGGGTGCTCGGCTACGGTGAAGCGCTCGAACCGGACCCGTTCCAGCGCGAGGACTTCCTCGTCACGCCCACCGTGGAGTCGGCACGGCGGGCGTTCGAGATGGCTCGTGTCGGACCGAAGGACGTCACCGTTGCGCAGATCTACGATTGCTACACGAGCGCGGTCCTGATCGAGCTCGAGGACGCCGGTTTCTGCGCGAAGGGCGAGGGCGGCGCCTTCATCGAAGCGCATGACCTCACGTACGCCGGGGACTTCCCGCTGAACACGGGCGGCGGGATGCTGTCGTTCGGACAGCCGGGCCTCGGGGGGGGGATGACTCTCGTGGTCGAAGGTGTTCGCCAGGTCATGGGCCGCGCCGGCGACCGACAGGTGAAGAACAACGGGCTCGCCTTCATCCATGGCAACGGTGGGACGTTCACCGAGGAGTGTTCTCTGGTCCTGGGGACGGCATCGTGA
- a CDS encoding Zn-ribbon domain-containing OB-fold protein produces the protein MSTPDFPRPLPTGEGDAARYWSALAEGRIELPRCQACARLIFYPRPFCPACHSTNVAWEEIPGAGRVYTYSVVHRATHPWFMSRTPYVYAVVTLGAGVRLPTTIVGCAPEAVEIDLPVEPVFESVGEGAALLFFRPTRS, from the coding sequence GTGAGCACGCCGGACTTCCCCCGCCCGCTTCCGACCGGGGAGGGGGATGCGGCCCGCTACTGGTCGGCACTCGCCGAGGGGCGGATCGAGTTGCCGCGCTGCCAAGCCTGCGCTCGGCTGATCTTCTATCCCCGCCCGTTCTGCCCTGCCTGTCATTCGACGAACGTGGCCTGGGAGGAGATCCCCGGCGCCGGACGGGTCTACACGTACAGCGTCGTCCACCGTGCGACCCACCCGTGGTTCATGAGCCGGACGCCCTACGTGTACGCCGTCGTGACACTGGGCGCCGGGGTTCGGCTGCCGACCACGATCGTGGGGTGTGCGCCGGAAGCGGTCGAGATCGACCTCCCGGTCGAGCCCGTCTTCGAGTCGGTGGGGGAGGGCGCGGCGCTGCTTTTCTTCCGGCCGACTCGCTCCTGA
- a CDS encoding branched-chain amino acid transaminase: MGKTYHRGKIVDDAEAQLSIRSKAVNYGLGCFGGIRAYWNDAKKELFVFRLMDHIERLYRSALILGLEPPVSEEDAVQAVLDVLRENDARSDQYVRPLIYVDSDELSPTLTDVPVALSIYTQPLGKYFGGDSIHACVSSWRRVSDNAIPARAKPTAAYLNSALARAEAKRNGFDEAIFLTQEGSVSEGSAAHLFIVRRGELVSPPSTEDNLDGITRRSLMELARSEPLSWPVTERKISRTELYTADEVFLCGTAAELTPVTRIDHRPIGNGAIGEWSRALGARFHDVASGNDDAWSSWLTPAWEGR, from the coding sequence GTGGGAAAGACCTATCATCGCGGCAAGATCGTCGACGACGCGGAGGCGCAGCTCAGCATCCGATCGAAGGCAGTGAACTACGGGCTCGGTTGCTTCGGAGGTATCCGCGCCTACTGGAACGACGCAAAGAAGGAGCTGTTCGTCTTCCGGCTCATGGATCACATCGAGCGGCTCTATCGATCCGCGCTTATCCTCGGACTGGAGCCGCCGGTCAGCGAGGAAGACGCCGTTCAGGCCGTCCTCGATGTTCTGAGGGAGAACGACGCTCGGTCCGATCAGTACGTGCGGCCGCTGATCTACGTCGACTCCGACGAGCTCTCACCTACGCTGACCGACGTTCCGGTCGCCCTGTCGATCTACACCCAACCGCTCGGAAAGTATTTCGGGGGCGACTCGATCCACGCGTGCGTGTCGTCGTGGCGCCGTGTGTCGGACAACGCGATTCCGGCTCGTGCGAAGCCCACTGCGGCGTACCTGAATTCGGCTCTCGCCCGCGCCGAAGCCAAGCGGAACGGCTTTGACGAAGCGATCTTCCTCACCCAAGAAGGTTCGGTCAGCGAGGGGAGTGCGGCACATCTCTTCATCGTGCGTCGCGGCGAACTCGTTTCGCCCCCGTCGACGGAGGACAACCTCGACGGCATCACGCGACGAAGTCTGATGGAACTGGCGCGCAGCGAGCCGCTGTCGTGGCCGGTCACCGAGCGTAAGATCTCGCGGACCGAGCTCTACACCGCCGACGAGGTCTTCTTGTGTGGAACTGCGGCGGAGCTGACTCCGGTCACGCGAATCGACCATCGACCGATCGGGAACGGTGCGATCGGCGAATGGTCGCGCGCGCTCGGCGCACGGTTCCACGACGTCGCGTCTGGAAATGACGACGCGTGGTCGTCCTGGCTGACGCCGGCCTGGGAAGGACGTTAG
- a CDS encoding methylated-DNA--[protein]-cysteine S-methyltransferase: protein MRRITWSECGDREKVLARLREEFTDTELVERSADERVQGELDEFFAGKRERFEVAVDPRPQSAFQERVLRRVLHTRFGETVTYGELARAVDKPGAARAVGRVMATNPLPIIIPCHRVLPADRSLGNYTGGVRVKEFLLGLEGVHLETPLLDPSWT, encoded by the coding sequence GTGCGCCGTATCACCTGGTCGGAATGCGGCGACCGCGAAAAAGTCCTCGCGCGGCTCCGCGAGGAATTCACCGACACCGAACTCGTCGAACGTTCAGCGGACGAGCGCGTACAAGGCGAACTCGACGAATTCTTTGCCGGCAAGCGCGAGCGATTCGAAGTCGCAGTCGACCCGAGGCCCCAGAGCGCGTTCCAGGAACGTGTCCTCCGCCGCGTTCTGCACACCCGTTTCGGTGAGACCGTGACCTACGGCGAACTCGCCCGTGCGGTCGACAAGCCAGGCGCGGCCAGGGCCGTGGGCCGGGTCATGGCGACGAACCCGCTGCCGATCATCATCCCCTGCCACCGCGTGCTGCCCGCGGACCGCTCGCTGGGGAACTACACCGGTGGGGTCCGCGTGAAGGAGTTCCTCCTCGGCCTCGAGGGGGTGCATCTGGAAACGCCTCTCCTCGACCCGAGCTGGACCTGA